From the Paraflavitalea soli genome, the window CCATATCCGCAGCTGGCGTTTTATCGTACTATTGGTCTTGCTGCTGCTTACTTTTATTGCGACCATGTATGTGTCACTGACAAATGTAAAGGCTGCTGTGGCCAATGAAAACGATCCCGACCGTTTATTCCTTTACCTTAAACTCCTGACCACTTCTGATGGTTCCCTGCCAACTTTCCACATTTTCGTCAGCTTCCTGGGTGCCCTGCTGGGCATCAGCCTTGGTTTTGACGCCATCAATGCAGAACAGAATAACGGCACCCTCACACGGCTCATGGCACAACCTGTTTACCGTGACCATTTGCTGTTGAGCAAATTCCTGGGTTCCCTCACGATCGTAGCTGCTTTGTTTCTGTCTTTGGCCCTGCTAATGGTCGGCGCGGGACTGCTGATCACCGGTGTACTGCCCGAGCCGGAGGAATTTCTCCGTATCCTGGGCTTTGTGTTGCTTTCTGTATTGTATGTAGCTTTCTGGCTTGCCCTGTCTATCTTGTTTTCGGTGAAGTTTCGACAGGCCACCACATCCGCCCTTACCGCCATTGGCGTTTGGTTGTTCTTTACCATCTTTTACCGGATCGTTATCAGTATGGTCGTGAAAGCCTTTTTCCCGGACCCCGTATACCTTTCCGAAGCCGATGTGCTTTGGTACAATAACCTGCTGCTGGACCTGTTGCGCCTTGCTCCAAGCCAGTTGTATACAGATGCCACAACCACCTTATTGATGCCTTCCGTACGCAGTCTGGGGCCCTTGACAGTTGAACAAATGGCCGGCGCTATACCGAAGCCCCTGCCTTTCAGGGAAAGCCTGCTGATCGTTTGGCCACAGGTTTGTGGTCTTGTGGCAGCCATAGCCGTCTGTTTTACGCTAACTTATTACTGGTTTATGAGGCGTGAATTACGCAGTTAACAGTTGTTATATTTTGTCATCCAGCCGGCATCGTTGGCAGCTTTTCAATAGATTTATTGTGCTGCCGGCGATCCTGCCGCCCATTGAATAGCATAGGTTGCTTTGCGGTATTTGACCTGAAGCTCTATTACTTTCTGCTGTATTTCAAGTATTTTGTTTTCTCGCGCATTGATCAGGAAAAGTGAACTTTCCCCTTGCGTGAACTTCAATTCTTCATTTTTCAGCAGGAACGTATAGGCGCTGTTCATTTCCCGGGCAGCCTGTAACTGGTGCTGCAGTTGAACCGTTTCAGTGTAATATTTTCTTATTTTATTCTGCAGGTCCCATTGCTTCTTTTGCAACTCTAGGTTGTTGTCCCTGATCTTGATCAGCACATTTTTGTATTCGCCCCTTTCCTGCCGCCATAAAAGAGGCAACTTTACATTGAAGCCAAGCTTATAGTTGTTTTCCAGGTAGGGCCAGGATACATTCTTGTATTGATAGTAATCTTTGCTAAGCAGGTTGGCCTGCAGGTTTACGACCGGCAGAAAGTTTTGCCGTTTCAGTTTGCGTTCCGCTTCGAGAATGCCGAGTTTATAACGGGCTGCCTGGACAGCCGGATGGGCGTTGCCAACACCGGCTACCAGGACCGCTGTGTCCGGCAGTGGCTGTATCGTCGCCAATGCCAGGGTATCTGGCACAAATGATTCCGGTAGCAGATAAGGTGTTTCATCCGCCGTCCAGAGGAACGCCGACAGGTCCACTATTTTTTTATTCAACTCCGCCAGTGCCCCTGCCTGCATCAGTTTAATGTTTTGTAGCTGTGCCCGTGCTTCCATGGTATCGGCCATGGCGCGGTCACCATGTTTAAAGGACAAACTGATGAGCATGGTCCTTTTATCAGCGATTTCTATGTAATTGGTATAAACCCGGTACAGATACCATGCCCCTGCCCATTCCCAATAGGCCGACCGTGCATCGAACAGCAGGTCATTGATCATCAACAGGCGCTCCTGTGTATTGAGCTGCCTGTATATACCGGCCTGCCGCAGTGCAGTTCTCTTTTTATCGGTAAGCAATCCATTCAGCAAGGGTATTTCGATGCCGATGTAGCTGGCTACTCCTTTCGTGCGTTCGGGATTGATGTATTGCCCATTACTTTTTTCATATCCCGCTTTCAGATTGATGGGCGTGCCTGTGGGAATTTTTAGTTCGGGGTTTGTATATTGGTAATAGTCAACCCCATCGAGTGTTTTAGCGCTGGTGGCGGCGTCCAATACCGGATCGAAGGCGCCCCGCGCAGTGAGCAGATCTGCCTCCGCTTTTTGAGTAAGCAGGTCCCCCTGTTTTACTACAGGGTGGTATTGCTTTACCTGCTGAACAAATGTTTCTTCTGTCAACAGCTGTTTATCCTGTGCAGAGGCAACGCCGCGACAGGTCCACAACACAAGGAGCGTAACCGAAATGTTTTTAAACAGCATACGTGTCATAGTTTCTTCTCTTTGGGTACTGTTGTTTCTGCCTGGTAATATTCCGGTGGAAACCCGTTTATGTTCCTCCACAATTCGTAATAAACCGGTACATCTTTCAAGAGCATAATGCCTTCTGCCCCTCCGCCTATGCGCAACTGCGCCGGCCATTTCCTATCGCTACTGTCTTCTACCACCAGGATCCGGAACTTGCCATTCGCGCTGACCGAATTTTCGACGGCGACAACTTTTCCTCCAAATGTACCATAACTGCCACCGGGCCAACCGCTGAATACTATGGCCGGAAACCCATCGAATACAAATCTTACCTTTTGTTCTTTGTTGACCAGGGGCAGGTCCATCGGTTTTACAAAAAGCTCAATGGCATATTGTATTTTATCGGGTACGATCTCCACGATCATATCACCCTCTTTGATAAACTCTCCAATGCCTGCTTTCCTCGCCTTGGTGATCTGTCCGCTCTGGGGCGCTATAATGTAGTACAGCTTGCTGCGTGCGTCATAATTGGCCAATTGATTTTGCAGCTTCAGCAGTTCTGCTTCCGTACTGGCCGCGTCGGACAACGATGAGAACCTGTCGCCACTTACTTTGGCTATCTTATCCGCATAATCCTGCAGCGTGGCCTGCTGCTCAATACGGAGATTGGTCATTTCCTGTTTGCTCTGCTCTAGTTTATTGCCTGCACTGTTCCATTTGGCAAACCCGTTCTGGTAGTTTATTTTTCTTTTTTCGAAATCGATCAGT encodes:
- a CDS encoding HlyD family secretion protein, coding for MNTYLQSDIHSIAAQSKLRSFSNIYLFYRSSRMKKWLWGMFILLVAVLFLPWTQNIRARGTVTTLRQEQRPQQVNTLIAGSIVKWHIKEGDLVKAGDTLLQLGEVKVEYFDPQLLKRTQEQITAKQQTMESYRNKAAATTTQSRALEQARELKLQSLDNKIAQQQLKIKTEEADLAAAANELEAYKRQIEAARIMLDSGAISLIDFEKRKINYQNGFAKWNSAGNKLEQSKQEMTNLRIEQQATLQDYADKIAKVSGDRFSSLSDAASTEAELLKLQNQLANYDARSKLYYIIAPQSGQITKARKAGIGEFIKEGDMIVEIVPDKIQYAIELFVKPMDLPLVNKEQKVRFVFDGFPAIVFSGWPGGSYGTFGGKVVAVENSVSANGKFRILVVEDSSDRKWPAQLRIGGGAEGIMLLKDVPVYYELWRNINGFPPEYYQAETTVPKEKKL
- a CDS encoding ABC transporter permease, with amino-acid sequence MVNPARRQPGALGIMVRKEVADHIRSWRFIVLLVLLLLTFIATMYVSLTNVKAAVANENDPDRLFLYLKLLTTSDGSLPTFHIFVSFLGALLGISLGFDAINAEQNNGTLTRLMAQPVYRDHLLLSKFLGSLTIVAALFLSLALLMVGAGLLITGVLPEPEEFLRILGFVLLSVLYVAFWLALSILFSVKFRQATTSALTAIGVWLFFTIFYRIVISMVVKAFFPDPVYLSEADVLWYNNLLLDLLRLAPSQLYTDATTTLLMPSVRSLGPLTVEQMAGAIPKPLPFRESLLIVWPQVCGLVAAIAVCFTLTYYWFMRRELRS
- a CDS encoding TolC family protein is translated as MTRMLFKNISVTLLVLWTCRGVASAQDKQLLTEETFVQQVKQYHPVVKQGDLLTQKAEADLLTARGAFDPVLDAATSAKTLDGVDYYQYTNPELKIPTGTPINLKAGYEKSNGQYINPERTKGVASYIGIEIPLLNGLLTDKKRTALRQAGIYRQLNTQERLLMINDLLFDARSAYWEWAGAWYLYRVYTNYIEIADKRTMLISLSFKHGDRAMADTMEARAQLQNIKLMQAGALAELNKKIVDLSAFLWTADETPYLLPESFVPDTLALATIQPLPDTAVLVAGVGNAHPAVQAARYKLGILEAERKLKRQNFLPVVNLQANLLSKDYYQYKNVSWPYLENNYKLGFNVKLPLLWRQERGEYKNVLIKIRDNNLELQKKQWDLQNKIRKYYTETVQLQHQLQAAREMNSAYTFLLKNEELKFTQGESSLFLINARENKILEIQQKVIELQVKYRKATYAIQWAAGSPAAQ